From Aspergillus luchuensis IFO 4308 DNA, chromosome 2, nearly complete sequence:
GGGCTTCCAGCATGCTATCCGCCGGCATCGACGAGATGTCGGAGGTTGGGTGGAAGTACCTGTCGCGCGACAGGGCGGAGAGCTCACTGCCTTGGTCGCGATTCATGAGCTCGATTTCTAAGGGAGAATGGCCGGGAGGCTGGTTCTCATCGGTGGCTGAATTGGAAGAACTGTCATCCACAGCCGACTCCTCCAGCGACTTGTGCTTGTGGGGCGAGCTCAGGGAGATGCGGCGGGAATAGACGGGTTTCCGATTGCCACTCGACTCGGTGATCTGAATGTGGTCCTTCTGGTCCTTGAGCTTCCGCGCGGAGGAAGGGGTGACACGGACACGGACACTGGGGCGGGAAGTGAGGGAGCCAGAACCCTTCCCGCCCTCGAAATACTCGATGAGCAGGGAGGTCTGGGAGTGCTGCGACGAGCGGGACAGTTTGGAGTCGTCCCCGCGGGAGCGATGTTTCCGACGAGTGGGGATGGTGACGGGGCTCCCGTCGTCTGGAATGGAGTATGAGGTCTTGTCTGTGCGGCGAGATATGTCAGTTGCCAGATCAGTGCCTGTGATGCTGCCGTTGGTATCGACAATGGATTCAGTGGGGGCAGGCAAGATCGGTCTGCGGGTGTCGACGCCCATGatgaagggagaagaagagagcggAGAATCCTTTCTTTTCAGCCAGACAAGACCATACTCTGTGTTTGGGCGAGTGGGAACAAtaattttccttttttttcccttgtcttgtcttccctgatttctatttttcctttttgccTATTTTGGGAAGCTGGCAAAAGTTCAGGGGCAGGAAGTGTGTGTGCAggggggtgaaggagggtaGTTGGAAGGATTAAGGCTGGGGATTGGGTCCGACTGCTAACAGACTGAAGTGTCACTACAGATCGGACCGATCGATATGCAGctcggatgaggagaaaggaagCAGGCGGGTAAATTAGATGGGCAGCAAGAGAGGGACTGGAGAggattggggagggggaaagggaaagggaaaggaaggatgaCGATCAGAGCAGGTGGGGACGCAAGAAGGGCAGCTGTGAGGGATTGCTGCGATAtcacaaaaagcaaaagagaagaagcgtaCCAGCGCTGGGGAGTGTTAGGAGGGAGATGCAATAACAGCGGAGATTTTAGCagtagaggaggaagaaacacCCGAGGCGGTAGTTGCCGGTGGTTCGAATTAACACAACGAGGGAAAaggtgggggggaagagagaagagagtgagaatgagagagaatgagaattaaggatgaggatgaggatgaggcaaGTGAATGAATTGAGGCAGCACCCTCACTTGCGATAAGCCAACAATCGGTGTGGATAATCAATGGATGGTGGCCATGTACATTCACCGCAAGAGTTCACCCGTGCATTGATTGGGTTGACTGGGTTGGAGGTATGATTGCGAGTTGGTCGGGGCTGGGCTGGGTAATAATGATTCGGATGCAGGGAAAATGCCCAAGATGAAaggaacaagaaagaaaaatctaATCGaagggcagcagcagcagggaagaggggaaaaggccCAAGTGGATGTGCTTgcttgattgactgattgattgattgatcgatggGGTGGGAACggtgagggaggggaaaaaataGAGAAGGCTGGTAAGGTCGGTCACTAAAGAACTAGTCAAGGGAGTataaggatggatggatgctggAGTTGGCGGTTTAGTGTCCACCCCAAGTTCAAAGTCAAAGTGACTAAAAGTCAGTGGCCGGCACTGATTAAGAAAAACAGTCACTGAAACTTAAGTAAGGTACGGCCTTGGATGAGTTGGCCACGACCCAAAAAAGATGAGCTTCTTGTCTCTGCCAGCCTCGCGATTATCGCGTTTCCTGGGCTCTTATACTGCTGATGGCCTTCGTTCTGAAGCGGGAATTCCCCCTTCACTTTGGGTGTCATTATCGGTTGGGTTCGATAGAAGTGGACTGCTTTGCTTCCTACGTGTGTGTATCCCCCCCGGGAtccattcttctcctccaccagatgAGATCCACGCATGGTGACCGAGCAAAGCTGCGCTTCAAggctctctccctcttccatcaGATCAGCTTCGAAGATACAAATACTAATGAGTAGTCGGCTTTGCCGGTTTCTCCCTGTCGCCGAGAGTGATCTTCACGATTTCCGATGATGCTTCCTCAAGCTTAAGGCTGAATCTGACTCTCATCCACTCGCATCTTTCTTTCCCGACACACCAGGGATGTAAGAAGCGTGAGGCTTAGTGAAATATGATTTTTCCTTGTTTCCTAAAATCCATACAAGTTCATGCGCGCATCTCCCACTGGACGAGAGCGGGTTATTGCCTTCGTAGTGCGACCCGAGATGTGATCTGTttcctgtctgtctgccacTCCCGATCTTGGGTGGCCCTATTACCGTTGTACAGGTGTGAGAGAGAGCAGCGGTTTTTGCCTCCCGAGACTCATGGTGGTGAAACCTGGAGCGTGATGCTCAGGAATTGGCTGCCATATATACAGCTTGAAACACGAGCCCTGCCAGCACCCAATGTCCAGAGGGTCGTTTGGTTTCGGAATGACTCGTCACATTAGAAGCCACGATCTCCTGTCTTCCGGACTCTGTACCTGGCTGGGAATCGGATAATTCTGAAGACCactggcggaggagggctACCggaacagcatcagcatcccGAACGAACATGACTAGTGTAGGTACAGTCGTTGGGTTACTGGGATTAGGAAAGTCCGAATCGAGAATAAAAGTTCATCACCAGTAGATGGATGAATCGTGAGTGGGTGGAGCCCGCGCCCCTCCCTGTGTGTGTGTTCCTTTTTCCCCCGACCCGCACACGGAACCAGCAAGAGATTCTCTCATCTCTCCCATTGACTGACTGGCTCATGGGCCGCAaagcaagaaaggaaaagaggcaGTCAAGGACCAGGACCAGGCGGTCTCCAGGACGACCAACTCCCAGCAATCATTGGTGGTTAAGACTGCCAGCTCATCAATCCCCTCCGTCCTCTCCGTCAATTCTGACTACAGCCTTCACGGCTGATTGGTagcctcttttcttcctttttctttctccattGCAACGATCATCCTGCTGGAGTAGGACAGGTGACTGTCAGGACCAGGTGTTGCTTACGGCCACTTGCAACGTTGGATGTGCCcgtacttttttttcccagtagtggatgggatgggatgggaaagTTGGGTTCGACGGCGGATCCCGTCCcgtccctttcctttctttccctttttttgtctttcccaGCCACCTTTTTGACCAGCCACCCTCGGATTTAAGTGTTAGGTTGGATAGATTTGCTGGGATAGTCCATGCTCCCCCGGTCAGCGTGGTCTTATTTGCCCTTTCAAGTTTGTGACTGCCGGGATGTGAAATGAAAAACTTAAATATCTGATGATGGGAATTGTCGGGTCGAAGTACTTGATTGGTCTTGATGTCCAATGCATGGGGTGTGGCGGGGCTGGGCTCACGATGTTTGATCATTAAAAGATGAGTTCTATCAACAACCAGCCATACTGACTAGTAAACtgcagagaaaaaaaattaaaaagtaatagTTCAATCCTATGAGATTTCTTGATTTATTTATTGCGTTGGATTTTCATTAATTTCTTGTCGAAGGGACTTGccgattttcttcttttggtTGAGCAGATTTGCCAGATATAGAACAAACCACTCTAAAGTACTATACTAAACATGTGGAAGATGCGTAGAGTTTCCACAtttgcagcagcaatagTAGATAAGATTCACCGATCATCACAATCTGGTCCCCTCTGTATCTATTCATAGCCCAGCCTACCAGATACTTTATTCACTTTCTGTACCAGGTCTGTACATGAATGACATGCATTGCAGCCATCCATACTAGCCCGTGAGACACTCCAAGCTGCCAAGTACATCAGCAATCCAGCCGAGGGAGCTACTATGACCAGTCCTCGACCATAATCTCGGTTTCACAGAAAAAGAGACTTAGCACGCTTCTTCAGTCACCTGTCTCGCTCTGTGCTTCTGGATTCATTCTAGGGAGTAATTTCCGATCGGAGGAAAACGAAAGGTAACGGGAATACTGAGTACATCTGACACAACAGATAAGAATGCTTCTGAATGATATGATCTATTCAAGAAAACGAttggaaataataatatagacaAGTCCAGATATCCACAGGGTAAACTCCGAAACTAAAATGCCAGGTCTCAAGAAATCACACAAACCActtgcttttctcttttgcttATTAGTCAGTCAGTTCAGTCATCCTCGTGCTTGCGCTTGAACTTCAGCCCCTTCGGTTGGCTGCCGTAGTTTCGGCgtccttgctgctgctgcttcttatCCCGACTCAGGCTGGAGCCCAGCTGAATGTCGATGCGCGGCGGCGTCGAGAATCCGAATCCCTTGGCAATCTTGACCAGGTCAAGCTTGTGCACGTCGAAGACGGACCGGAGCGAGTGGGAGGCATACGCCTGGAGGTAGGCTCTGTAACCTTCCTTGGCGGACTAAGCGGGGTGTCAGTATGGGATCCATATCGTAGATAGGAGTCAAAAAGAGTCTGTAAACGCACCTTGTTCAGATAGTAGTTCTGACCAATCAACTTCTCGAGCTGAGATTGAACGTTGACAATCTTGTTGGCCGGGAAGTCGAACTCCACCACGGGAACACGAGCCTCCTTGAGGTGCTTCAGGAAACCAACCTCGGAAGGCTGCAAGAACATCAAACTGCGTCCCTTTCCGTTGACACCACGAGCCGTACGACCGACACGGTGGACGTAATCCCTGGTGTCATCCGGGGGGTCGAACTGGATAATCCAGTCCACAGCCGGAATCTATGATTGTTAGATTGTGCTCTGAGTGATTTGTAAATGGGCAGGTACTCACATCCAGACCTCTGGCAGCAACGTCAGTGCAGATCAGGGTTCCCTGCTTGGCATTGCAGAACTCAAAGAATGTGTTGGTccgcttctgctgcttctgcttgccGTGGAGTTCAAGCACCGGCAGGTCGATGTAGTTGAGCAGCTCAGCATGGTACTTCACACAGTtacagctggagaagaagacaatgatcttcttcttaaGGTTGCGcttgaggaaggagaaaagaagcaggaagCGCTTGTCAGCCTCACAGATGACATAACCCTGTTCCAGACCCTCGACTGTGCTGTGCTCCTTGCGGTGGTCGACGTTGATGTACAAGGGGCCAGGGCGCAGCGATATGCGCGCCAAATCCTCGACTTTCGTGGTCTGGGTGGCAGAGAACAGCATGGTCTGTCTCTCTTCGGAGGGCAGGATCTTGACAATCTGACGCATTTCGTCCTCGAAACCGACTTCCAGAATACGGTCCGCCTCGTCTGCATAGATGTTAGAGTACATTCTCCTGTTGTGTTCGTAATCAGGCCACACTTACCGATAACGAGAGTCTTCAGGTTCTTGAACACAAAGCCAGGGGTGTTCTGCAGATGATCAAGCAAGCGTCCAGGAGTGGCAATGAGCAAGTTGACACCCTTGGTGAGCTTCTCTGCCTCAGCTCGACGGTTGGCACCTCCAATAACGATACCATATGTTTGCGAGTGGTGCGCCATCAACTCTCTGGCCACACCGAATATTTGCAGCGCCAACTCTCTGGTGGGAGAAACGACAAGAACACCAGTACCTAGAAGTAGAAAATCAGCACATGTTCAGTCGAGCGAACACCTAGTAGAGATGCCAGGAACCCACCATTGCGAGGCTTGAACCGCAGAGCGCTCAACATCTCCACAGCAGGAATCAAAAAGGACAAAGTCTTTCCGGAACCCGTCTTCGCAGCACCGAGAACATCACGACCAGCAAGTAGCGGGGGGATAGTACGTTGCTGGATCTCGGTCATAGTCTCGAAGCCCATATCCTGAATAcccttcatcgtcttctcAGAGAGGTTCAATTCCGTAAACTTCTTAGGTTCGCTATCCGTCTGGGGCAGACGCACAGCGTCCAGAGAAGGGAGATCTGCACCATTCTCAGcctccttgccctcctcatcatcttcatcttcgggtTCCGCCTGacggacttcttcctcgctgtcattctcatcctcgttGCTGGAGTCGTCaaccttgcgcttcttgggcttttcttccttctcggcctccttggcggccttcttcttcgacttcttttCCGTGGCTGTCTCCGTCACTTCGGTCGTCTCTCCATTGTCGACAGCGGGCTTCGGAGAAGCATCGTCGGCTTCGGTCGCACCGCGCGCACCGTGCTttctcttgcgcttcttgttgATAGATTTCGCGGTATCCACAGGGATCGGCATCTTGACTGAGTACCTTCCGTAGACAGGTTCCCTTTGCGAACGAAAAAATTTCGACGTTGGGGTTGAGTCTGGAACGTGAAGCTGTACACggcccttttttttttctttcctcttttttttggtcCGATTCTGCCAAAGTCCGCGTCACGTGCTGATAAGGGGCGATAATTGGTTGTGGCAAATCCGTGCGTCGGTGCCTGAGGCGGTAACAGACATAGATATGTTACTCCGTATTCTACGGTGACGGCTAAATACTGCATCCGGTATAGCGTGCCTGATCGGGGAAAGCGCACCACTGCCGCTTGGCATCGTGGTGCTTGGTCTATACAGTATAGAAAGTCTCCTCGCCCACCTGCCTCTCCTCTTGCTTTCCTATTATTCTTTGACGCCGTGTCGACTCAGACTAACCTAAGCTATTGTTTCCCATTGGGCCAGTCTCTCCGTGTCCTGCACTTCGCCACCCCCTTTCGCATAGGGTCGACTATACTGAGCTTGACCAATCAGACGTCTCGGATTGGGACACTTCAATGCAGATGCTTGTCCTTGCAAGATATTCATTCCAGGGTCACTGACTGTAGCGCGGgtataaaaaaaagagacCAATTTGAGAAGTACCGGTCAACCATCGGACCCATCCAGAGGAATGCTTTAGGTCAGCAACGATATACAGTTGTGCTTCTGATGCAAGTCATCGAGACAAGCCTGATCTGCCGACGTGTTTATGCTGACATTACATGGCAAGCCTCTCCCCCAGAACACATGCTCATAGCAACGTCCTATCTCGACCAGATCCTCTTCAACAGCACCCATATCACAATATGACTAGTACGTCGTCTGAAATCGAGATAGCCGCCCAACACCTTGCCAAGGCGAAACGAATCGTCATCCTGACAGGCGCGGGCatctccaccgccgccggAATCCCCGACTTTCGCTCCCCCACCAGTGGTCTCTACGCGAAATTGGCACCCCTCAAGCTGCCCTTTCCCGAGGCGATTTTCCATATCAGCTATTTCACCCATACTCCGGAGCCATTCTACGCCATCGCAAAGGCTCGCCATCCCCGCTGCCTCAAGCCGACCAGATCCCACGCATTCCTCGGTCTGCTCGCGAGGAAAGGCCTGCTCCATTTCCTGTTTACCCAGAACACCGACGGTCTCGAAGAAAATGCCTTCGTTCCCGCAGACAAGATGCTTGCGGTGCATGGGAACTGGAAGACGCAGCGTTGTCACAAATGCAACACGCCGTACCCGGACgagctgatgaagaaggccatcGCCATGAGAGAAGTACCGTACTGTCTTGACGCGAAGTGCAAGGGAGCGGTGAAGCCGGATgtggtcttcttcggccaGTCGCTTCCCGCTGCATTTGatgaaaaagagaaaatggtAGCCGAGGCGGATCTGGTCATTGTTATGGGCACAAGCTTGAAGGTTGCCCCGTGCTCGCGGCTACCGCGGTTGGCAAGGGAGGGAGTTCCACGAatcctcatcaacatggAGAGTGCGGGGGACTTTGGTACACGACCAGAGGATGTTCAAATCCTTGGATCGTGTGATGATGGGTTGGAAAAGTTAGCCGATCTGCTAGGCTGGTCGGATGAACTGGACAGTCTCTGGGCTGCGGCTGCGAAAGAAGAGCCAaccgatgacgaggaagagatcaGCCTAGACGAGTGTATTAATCGATTGGTCCAGAAGAACCAAGGAAAGCAGGTGTCCGACGGACATAAGCGCATGCTAGAGACACACTTGCAGTCAAAATTTGCCCATGTGCTTCGGTCGAGTTAGACCAGAACAAATGCAGCAAGATACGCTTATTGACAACCCAGGGAACATAAACTCTCTGGTGTGAATCTCTGAGACCCCATCCGATAGAAAGAATGTACACTCTAACATGGGATCATCTAGTCTATCTTTTCATAGAATCCTTGCTGCACGATTgtatataattctttcaGTTTCTAGCCGGAGATTTAAACTGGTCGGTGATTCCTTCATTGGGCAATTCGTCACGAGTAGCACATTTTTGACTTGTAGGAGTACTGGAAGCACTCATCCATATCATAATGCACTTGACAGTCTGCAGCGCTGTTCATATCGGTGATGACGTCTAGGGAAACATCATCCCAGTCCGCTTCGGCCTGGTCGAGATGTGAACGGACGAAGCGTTAAAGACGTCTTTGAGTAGAAGTAAGGAATCGACATTCCTGAGACGCTCGCCAGTGATACATCCAAGGCAACTAGCTCCAAGAATCCATACGTAGCTCACCTCTTGTATCCAGTTGTTTTCAAACTGGGAAGTCTCTCCAACATCATCTGAAGCCATACGGTGATATAGGCAATAGGGGGACGGCACCACGGTCGTTTGTCGATATACATGGTGGAAAAGTGATCAAACGTCCAAGGAGTCGAGCCCTGCAGCATCGGCCATGACCAGAGAAGCGGAATACCTGCTTTACCCATAACGCAGTCACCTCCCGAGAGATTTCCTGGTGTAGGCGAGGTTGGTCATGCTCGTCAGAGTAAACGGATGCTTAGGCCCCAGGACCTTTTCGCTAGCCTTCATCACCTCCAACTCTACCCTTTCAGCTTCCTGCCATCGTTCTCTGTCCTAGAAGTTGAATCGAAGGTGCCGGTGCGCGTCAGATTACCTATCTGATATCTCTGCCTGCAGACTCTCCCGTTCCTTCCACTCTTCCTAGGACCGGTAGCTTGCTGTTGATATTTTCTATACTCGTCAGAGTGTCGGAATTCTCGGGCTCAAGTACTCGTTATGAGATCTTTAGCATCTGTATCTGTagctcttctgctttcttccaTCGTTTAGTCTGCCTAGAATGTTTACACGCTTTTGTATCTCAAGACCACGCACAATCATGGTCTTTCCGCCGTCACCGACAATTACTCCGTATACTACTGGTTGGTCTTCGTACATACGAAGCATATTGTGCAACTTCAAGACTTCAATCAGATAATCGTCATGCTAATTACTTGTCCAACGGGTGATACTTCCCCATACTATGTGCCATGCTATCCCCGAAGAACAATATCCTCCCAACGTCTTTACTATATGCTAATGAGACATCTTTTTTGCACGCGCcattatatatcttactacTTAATAGTAAGAAACTCAGAACCCAAAAGCAACATTGGCAACTTATATCTACCCTTACAGGTATACACACTTAACAATCTCCTTTATCCCTATATAGGACAGAATTAGTCGAAATCTCGATGGACTAACTCGGACAAATACCGGCAAATCCGGCACTCAGACGTTAACGTTCTCTCCATCGACATGTCGGACTAAATTTGTCCATCCAGGACCTTGCTAATACTATTGAATGATTTACAATAGTTATTTCTCATGAGTTTTGGGTGGATCTTGACCTCTTAGACAATATAGGGAAATTTCGCCCGAAGCTCCGAGACCCGAACCCGAACAGCTCGGCCTTGGAGCTTCATGTCATTGTTTCATGCGCGGTTCACAATTAT
This genomic window contains:
- the HST2 gene encoding Sir2 histone deacetylase Hst2 (COG:B,K;~EggNog:ENOG410PFFE;~InterPro:IPR017328,IPR026590,IPR026591,IPR029035, IPR003000;~PFAM:PF02146;~go_function: GO:0008270 - zinc ion binding [Evidence IEA];~go_function: GO:0017136 - NAD-dependent histone deacetylase activity [Evidence IEA];~go_function: GO:0070403 - NAD+ binding [Evidence IEA]), with the translated sequence MASLSPRTHAHSNVLSRPDPLQQHPYHNMTSTSSEIEIAAQHLAKAKRIVILTGAGISTAAGIPDFRSPTSGLYAKLAPLKLPFPEAIFHISYFTHTPEPFYAIAKARHPRCLKPTRSHAFLGLLARKGLLHFLFTQNTDGLEENAFVPADKMLAVHGNWKTQRCHKCNTPYPDELMKKAIAMREVPYCLDAKCKGAVKPDVVFFGQSLPAAFDEKEKMVAEADLVIVMGTSLKVAPCSRLPRLAREGVPRILINMESAGDFGTRPEDVQILGSCDDGLEKLADLLGWSDELDSLWAAAAKEEPTDDEEEISLDECINRLVQKNQGKQVSDGHKRMLETHLQSKFAHVLRSS
- the has1 gene encoding ATP-dependent RNA helicase HAS1 (COG:A;~EggNog:ENOG410PH4U;~InterPro:IPR027417,IPR001650,IPR014014,IPR014001, IPR011545,IPR000629;~PFAM:PF00270,PF00271;~go_function: GO:0003676 - nucleic acid binding [Evidence IEA];~go_function: GO:0004386 - helicase activity [Evidence IEA];~go_function: GO:0005524 - ATP binding [Evidence IEA]); its protein translation is MPIPVDTAKSINKKRKRKHGARGATEADDASPKPAVDNGETTEVTETATEKKSKKKAAKEAEKEEKPKKRKVDDSSNEDENDSEEEVRQAEPEDEDDEEGKEAENGADLPSLDAVRLPQTDSEPKKFTELNLSEKTMKGIQDMGFETMTEIQQRTIPPLLAGRDVLGAAKTGSGKTLSFLIPAVEMLSALRFKPRNGTGVLVVSPTRELALQIFGVARELMAHHSQTYGIVIGGANRRAEAEKLTKGVNLLIATPGRLLDHLQNTPGFVFKNLKTLVIDEADRILEVGFEDEMRQIVKILPSEERQTMLFSATQTTKVEDLARISLRPGPLYINVDHRKEHSTVEGLEQGYVICEADKRFLLLFSFLKRNLKKKIIVFFSSCNCVKYHAELLNYIDLPVLELHGKQKQQKRTNTFFEFCNAKQGTLICTDVAARGLDVSTCPFTNHSEHNLTIIDSGCGLDYPVRPPG